The genomic interval CTTGTCCCAATTGGCCCGCGAAGGTCGTTTGGCTGTGGTTGAGTCTTTGAAGGTTGATGCTCCTAAAACCAAACTGTTGGCAGCCAAATTCAAGGCCATGAACCTTGAGTCTGTGTTGGTGATCTCTGAGGAAGTTGATGACAACTTGTACTTGGCTTCACGCAACTTGCCAAACGTGTTGGTGGTTGAGCCTCGTTACGCTGATCCATTGTCATTGGTGCACTACCGTAAAGTCCTCGTGACTAGGGGTGCCATGGACCAACTCAAGGAGATGTTCGCATGAGCGCACACAAATTTGACGAAGGTCGTTTGATGCAATTGTTGGTCTCTCCCGTTGTGTCCGAAAAGGCCACCATGGTTGCAGAGAAGCACAACGTTGTGACATTCAAGGTGCTGCAAAACGCTACTAAACCAGAGATCAAGGCCGCTGTGGAATTGATGTTCAAGGTTGAAGTTCAAGG from Limnohabitans curvus carries:
- the rplW gene encoding 50S ribosomal protein L23; protein product: MSAHKFDEGRLMQLLVSPVVSEKATMVAEKHNVVTFKVLQNATKPEIKAAVELMFKVEVQGVNVVNTKGKTKRFGKSIGRRDNVRKAYVTLKAGQELNISGEAA